Proteins found in one Promicromonospora sukumoe genomic segment:
- a CDS encoding GNAT family N-acetyltransferase — translation MDMTLVRRGPVDDAALSALHARAFESPPGAVTPWSARLERHSLTWITAADPAGNLVGFVNVIGDGGVHAVLLDTVVEPGHQGQGIGRALVAEAAAAARDLGCEWLHVDFEADRAGFYLECCGFRTTAAGLMRLTDAAVSA, via the coding sequence ATGGACATGACCCTGGTGCGCCGAGGCCCGGTCGACGACGCCGCGCTCTCGGCCCTGCACGCTCGTGCGTTCGAGAGTCCTCCGGGGGCAGTGACACCGTGGTCCGCGCGGCTGGAGCGGCACAGCCTGACCTGGATCACGGCCGCTGATCCCGCAGGGAACCTGGTGGGGTTCGTCAATGTGATCGGTGACGGCGGGGTACACGCGGTGCTGCTGGACACGGTCGTCGAGCCCGGACACCAGGGGCAGGGGATCGGGCGTGCGCTGGTCGCGGAGGCTGCCGCGGCTGCGCGTGACCTGGGGTGCGAGTGGCTGCACGTCGACTTCGAGGCCGACCGGGCGGGCTTCTACCTGGAGTGCTGCGGCTTTCGGACGACGGCGGCCGGGCTGATGCGACTGACGGACGCCGCGGTCAGCGCGTGA
- a CDS encoding ribonuclease inhibitor, translating into MVTRPEVAPAGKRSAADLEPLLTWLRTGEPVRQRTDFPAGTALPDGRLDLCRQSLGPDGGARVAQELRPGVVRHALLGTDGLGDSGAVAVADGVSRAGVETLYLGCNGITAGGACSIAERLAGSPHAVRSVWLKRNPLGRDAGRSGAALVEAARDLRTLDLVQTALDGPGTAVLADALIAASASGRGVIRAYVGGNELGPDGAASFARVVAAGALGELYVSAAGLGDDGARALAEALTAAPYGALTRLSVASNGIGPGGAAVLTAAAVDAGVEVLDLGRVRAAGVLSASDNRVDGEAADVIAAALSGGPHRLGHLVLSHTGIRSREALRLVAGAERAVTATRFSLGKGIATTVRRRLDALAGSLPMMPLVPDDVAAIRSVYRTRAV; encoded by the coding sequence ATGGTGACTCGCCCAGAGGTCGCACCCGCGGGGAAGCGGTCCGCCGCGGACCTCGAGCCACTGCTGACCTGGTTGCGCACCGGTGAGCCGGTGCGGCAACGAACGGACTTCCCGGCGGGGACCGCCCTGCCGGACGGCCGGCTGGACCTGTGCAGGCAGTCGCTCGGGCCCGACGGCGGCGCGCGCGTGGCGCAGGAGCTGCGTCCGGGGGTCGTACGGCACGCGCTGCTCGGGACCGACGGCCTCGGTGACTCGGGAGCGGTCGCGGTGGCCGACGGCGTGAGCCGCGCGGGTGTCGAGACGCTCTACCTGGGGTGCAACGGCATCACCGCCGGCGGGGCGTGCTCGATCGCGGAACGGCTCGCGGGCTCCCCGCACGCCGTGCGCAGCGTCTGGCTCAAGCGGAACCCGCTCGGCAGGGACGCCGGCCGCTCCGGAGCGGCCCTGGTCGAGGCGGCGCGCGACCTGCGCACCCTTGACCTGGTCCAGACCGCTCTCGACGGTCCGGGGACGGCGGTCCTGGCGGACGCCCTGATCGCCGCCTCGGCGAGCGGGCGAGGGGTGATCCGTGCCTATGTGGGCGGCAACGAGCTCGGTCCTGACGGCGCGGCCTCGTTCGCGCGCGTGGTGGCCGCGGGCGCGCTGGGCGAGTTGTACGTCTCGGCGGCCGGGCTGGGCGACGACGGCGCCCGGGCTCTCGCCGAGGCATTGACCGCCGCACCGTACGGCGCGCTCACCCGGCTGTCCGTGGCCAGCAACGGCATCGGACCGGGCGGGGCAGCAGTGCTCACGGCCGCCGCGGTGGACGCCGGGGTCGAGGTGCTGGACCTCGGCCGGGTCCGCGCTGCCGGGGTGCTAAGCGCATCCGACAACCGGGTCGACGGCGAGGCGGCGGACGTGATCGCCGCTGCCTTGTCGGGCGGGCCGCACCGGCTCGGGCACCTGGTGCTCTCGCACACCGGCATCCGCAGTCGCGAGGCGCTCCGGCTGGTCGCTGGTGCGGAGCGGGCCGTTACCGCGACTCGGTTCTCGCTCGGCAAGGGCATCGCCACGACGGTCCGCCGTCGACTCGACGCGCTAGCAGGATCGTTGCCGATGATGCCGCTGGTGCCTGACGACGTCGCCGCCATCCGGAGCGTCTACCGGACCCGGGCGGTCTGA
- a CDS encoding SDR family NAD(P)-dependent oxidoreductase — MSIQTDSSSAETGRPDDTTLLDEVVARLRTLPVDDPARLRAERVAESFARDGRVQRRRARRDEGRSADRLALAATATGAADRRQDAPLDTQSGATTVLSRSRRCYACKEPYRELDEFYHQLCPSCARLNRERRDARTDLRGRRALVTGGRVKIGFQLALMMLRDGAEVLVTTRFPADTLRRFRAVHGSGGWLDRLTVVAVDLRDPRQVLAMCDEVRHGRPLDILVNNAAQTLRRPPGSYAALVVGEQEGVPGRVLRAPGFSTAAAVDTSPGAQLTALGARDAGGAALVAAGAPSSGTVDEAGLLPDLAPTNSWTASLGDLDPAEVLEVQLVNAVAPALLCDRLLPSLLAAPFERRYVVNVTAVEGRFAVRNKTDRHPHTNMAKAALNMLTRTSGPGLAEKGIYMTAVDTGWITDENPLPTRDRLADRGFRTPLDVIDGAARVYDPIVRGEAGELLAGVFLKDYKEASW, encoded by the coding sequence GTGAGCATCCAGACGGACTCGTCGTCGGCGGAGACGGGTCGGCCCGACGACACGACGCTGCTCGATGAGGTCGTCGCGCGGTTGCGGACGCTGCCCGTCGACGACCCCGCGCGGCTCCGGGCCGAACGTGTCGCCGAATCCTTCGCTCGCGACGGGCGGGTCCAACGGCGTCGCGCGCGCCGGGACGAGGGCCGCAGCGCTGATCGCCTCGCGCTCGCGGCCACCGCGACCGGCGCTGCGGACCGGCGACAGGATGCCCCGCTCGACACGCAGTCCGGCGCGACGACCGTCCTGAGCCGATCGCGGCGCTGCTACGCGTGCAAGGAGCCCTACCGCGAGCTCGACGAGTTCTACCACCAGCTGTGCCCGTCCTGCGCACGGCTGAACCGGGAGCGTCGAGACGCCCGGACCGACCTGCGCGGACGGCGCGCGTTGGTCACGGGAGGCCGGGTCAAGATCGGGTTCCAGCTCGCACTGATGATGCTGCGCGACGGCGCGGAGGTGCTGGTCACGACCCGGTTCCCCGCGGACACCCTGCGCCGCTTCCGCGCGGTCCACGGCAGCGGCGGCTGGCTGGACCGGCTCACGGTGGTCGCCGTCGACCTGCGGGACCCGCGCCAGGTCCTGGCGATGTGCGACGAGGTCCGCCACGGCCGGCCGCTCGACATCCTGGTGAACAACGCCGCCCAGACGCTGCGCCGGCCGCCCGGTTCGTACGCCGCCCTCGTCGTCGGCGAGCAGGAGGGAGTGCCGGGCAGGGTCCTTCGAGCACCCGGATTCAGCACCGCGGCGGCCGTCGACACGAGTCCCGGCGCACAGCTGACAGCGCTCGGGGCAAGAGACGCCGGGGGAGCCGCGCTCGTCGCGGCCGGTGCGCCGTCGTCGGGCACGGTGGACGAGGCCGGCCTGCTACCGGACCTGGCCCCGACGAACTCGTGGACCGCGAGCCTGGGCGACCTGGACCCGGCCGAGGTGCTGGAGGTACAGCTGGTGAACGCGGTGGCGCCCGCGCTGCTGTGCGACCGTCTGCTCCCGTCCCTGCTCGCCGCGCCGTTCGAGCGCCGGTATGTCGTCAACGTGACGGCGGTGGAGGGGCGGTTCGCGGTGCGGAACAAGACCGACCGGCACCCGCACACGAACATGGCCAAGGCCGCGCTGAACATGCTGACCAGAACTTCCGGTCCCGGCCTGGCGGAGAAGGGCATCTACATGACGGCGGTCGACACCGGCTGGATCACCGACGAGAACCCGCTGCCCACTCGCGACCGGCTCGCCGACCGGGGCTTCCGCACACCACTCGACGTGATCGACGGCGCCGCGCGCGTCTACGACCCGATCGTGCGCGGCGAGGCCGGGGAGCTGCTCGCCGGAGTGTTCCTCAAGGACTACAAGGAGGCGTCATGGTGA
- the idi gene encoding isopentenyl-diphosphate Delta-isomerase, whose protein sequence is MVTTERVVLLDDDGAPVGSELKSAVHSEHTPLHLAFSCHVLNPAGQVLVTRRSLHKTTWPGVWTNAFCGHPQPDEPSEEAVMRRARDELGLTLRQLRLELPNFRYRAVDASGIVENEVCPVYVAVTKDEPIVNPYEAMEARWADGNALGQALRYAPWAFSPWFVEQADEMPLYAALAARSARDDVTWP, encoded by the coding sequence ATCGTGACGACCGAGAGAGTGGTCCTGCTCGACGACGACGGGGCGCCCGTCGGATCGGAGCTCAAGAGCGCCGTGCACTCCGAGCACACGCCGCTGCACCTGGCGTTCTCGTGCCACGTGCTGAACCCCGCGGGCCAGGTGCTGGTCACGCGCCGTTCCCTGCACAAGACGACCTGGCCGGGGGTGTGGACCAACGCGTTCTGCGGGCACCCCCAGCCGGACGAGCCCAGCGAGGAGGCCGTCATGCGCCGCGCCCGCGACGAGCTCGGCCTCACCCTGCGCCAGCTCCGCCTGGAGCTGCCGAACTTCCGGTACCGCGCCGTCGACGCCAGCGGGATCGTGGAGAACGAGGTGTGCCCCGTGTACGTGGCCGTCACCAAGGACGAGCCGATCGTCAACCCGTACGAGGCCATGGAGGCCCGGTGGGCCGACGGCAACGCGCTGGGCCAGGCCCTGCGCTACGCGCCGTGGGCGTTCTCCCCGTGGTTCGTGGAGCAGGCCGACGAGATGCCGCTCTACGCCGCGCTCGCGGCCCGGTCCGCCAGAGACGACGTGACCTGGCCATGA
- a CDS encoding polyprenyl synthetase family protein, with product MTEILTHDAVDVVLADFFADRVRRATPLAEHYGLLWRRLTRSSEGGKRLRPQLLLDAHAAFGGPHPQDAAVAAAAFELVHTALLLHDDVLDRDLTRRGRPNLAAEFASDATQGDLSPESASAWGTASSILGGDLLLSSAYALVARIGSAGRAELTDIIEDSLFRAAAGEHDDVAFGLGTAPATPERLLRMMANKTGSYSFAGPLRAGGALAGAGPQASAELEQVGIALGMLYQVRDDLLGVFGDPVVTGKSATGDLREGKRTLLVACAEGHPDWTAVRHLWGHPDLTEADAEELRAALVSSGARSAVAELVAAKRSAAVAMIARTALPVVLKQELTGLADKLAERES from the coding sequence ATGACCGAGATCCTGACCCACGACGCGGTGGACGTCGTCCTGGCCGACTTCTTCGCCGACCGCGTGCGCCGCGCCACCCCGCTGGCCGAGCACTACGGCCTGCTGTGGCGCCGGCTGACCCGGTCCAGCGAGGGCGGCAAGCGCCTGCGCCCCCAGCTCCTGCTCGACGCGCACGCCGCGTTCGGCGGCCCGCACCCCCAGGACGCCGCCGTCGCGGCGGCGGCCTTCGAGCTGGTGCACACGGCGCTCCTGCTGCACGACGACGTGCTCGACCGCGACCTGACCCGGCGCGGCCGGCCCAACCTGGCGGCCGAGTTCGCGAGCGACGCGACCCAGGGCGACCTGTCCCCCGAGTCGGCGAGCGCCTGGGGCACCGCGTCGAGCATCCTCGGCGGTGACCTGCTGCTGAGCTCGGCGTACGCCCTGGTCGCCCGGATCGGATCGGCGGGCCGCGCGGAGCTGACGGACATCATCGAGGACAGCCTGTTCCGTGCCGCGGCGGGTGAGCACGACGACGTCGCGTTCGGCCTGGGCACGGCCCCGGCCACCCCGGAGCGGCTGCTGCGGATGATGGCGAACAAGACGGGCAGCTACTCCTTTGCCGGACCCCTGCGGGCCGGCGGCGCCCTGGCTGGTGCCGGCCCGCAGGCCTCGGCCGAGCTGGAGCAGGTCGGCATCGCCCTGGGCATGCTCTACCAGGTGCGCGACGACCTGCTCGGCGTGTTCGGCGACCCGGTCGTGACGGGCAAGAGCGCGACCGGGGACCTGCGGGAGGGCAAGCGGACCCTGCTGGTCGCGTGCGCGGAGGGCCACCCGGACTGGACGGCGGTGCGGCACCTGTGGGGCCACCCCGACCTGACGGAGGCCGACGCCGAGGAGCTGCGTGCCGCGCTGGTCTCCAGCGGCGCGCGGTCGGCCGTCGCGGAGCTGGTCGCCGCCAAGCGCAGCGCGGCGGTCGCGATGATCGCCCGCACGGCGCTGCCCGTCGTCCTGAAGCAGGAGCTGACCGGTCTGGCCGACAAGCTCGCGGAGCGTGAGTCGTGA
- a CDS encoding phytoene/squalene synthase family protein codes for MIPSSSLALYSRTAHAAAAQVIGAYSTSFSLATRLLPPTVRGMVEDIYALVRVADEIVDGPAQEAGLAHAERRAALDALEEETYLTLRRGFSTNMVVHAFGTTARAVGIDETLVRPFFASMRRDLDPVVALDDEQYREYVHGSAEVVGLMCLRAFLDGRHVPDGVRARLEEGARRLGAAFQKINFLRDLGDDQDRLGRTYFPGTGPERLDEARKAAVVADIDDDLAAARAVLPLLPVGPRRATALAAGLFSELNDRLRNTPAEHLHARRVSVPATTKMRIVVVTLAGAQTGKRWAA; via the coding sequence GTGATCCCGTCGTCCTCGCTGGCCCTGTACTCGCGGACGGCCCATGCCGCCGCGGCCCAGGTGATCGGCGCCTACTCGACCTCGTTCAGCCTGGCCACGCGGCTGCTGCCGCCGACGGTGCGCGGCATGGTCGAGGACATCTACGCGCTGGTGCGCGTGGCCGACGAGATCGTCGACGGCCCGGCGCAGGAGGCCGGGCTCGCGCACGCCGAGCGGCGCGCGGCCCTGGACGCGCTGGAGGAGGAGACGTACCTGACGCTGCGCCGCGGGTTCAGCACCAACATGGTGGTGCACGCGTTCGGCACGACGGCGCGCGCGGTCGGCATCGACGAGACGTTGGTGCGACCCTTCTTCGCCTCGATGCGCCGCGACCTGGACCCGGTCGTGGCCCTGGACGACGAGCAGTACCGCGAGTACGTGCACGGTTCCGCCGAGGTGGTGGGCCTGATGTGCCTGCGCGCGTTCCTGGACGGGCGGCACGTGCCGGACGGCGTCCGGGCCCGGCTGGAGGAGGGCGCCCGCCGGCTCGGCGCGGCGTTCCAGAAGATCAACTTCCTGCGGGACCTGGGCGACGACCAGGACCGCCTGGGCCGCACCTACTTCCCGGGCACCGGGCCGGAGCGGCTCGACGAGGCCCGCAAGGCCGCCGTCGTCGCCGACATCGACGACGACCTGGCCGCCGCGCGCGCCGTGCTCCCGCTGCTGCCCGTCGGGCCGCGGCGGGCGACGGCGCTGGCCGCGGGCCTGTTCTCGGAGCTCAACGACCGCCTGCGGAACACCCCCGCCGAGCACCTGCACGCGCGGCGCGTGTCGGTGCCGGCCACCACCAAGATGCGCATCGTCGTCGTGACTCTCGCGGGCGCCCAGACCGGCAAGCGATGGGCGGCATGA
- the crtI gene encoding phytoene desaturase family protein: MGGMSGDGRRVIVVGGGISGLATAALLARDGASVTLLEARYELGGRAGRWHRDGFTFDTGPSWYLMPEVFEHFFNLLGTSAADELDLIRLDPSYRVFFEGDTEPFDLPADGAREALLALDPESAPRLRAYLDSAAETYRIATERFLYATFASPAPLLAPDVVRRAPRLLRLLGESLDHFISRHTTNDRVRRVLGYPAVFLGTSPSAAPSMYHLMSHLDVTQGVLYPRGGFGAVIDAVARVAQRQGANLLTGHKVRRITVTDGAATGVEVVGPDGITRHLPADVVVSTADLRVTEHELLGREHRSHGDGWWKRRDPGPGAVLALLGVRGEVPNLAHHSLLFAEDWQEGFDAIYGKKPSVPSPASLYVCKPSATDAVAPPGHENLFVLVPVPADTSIGAGGIDGAGDPGVERIVDDAIEQIAKWTDTPDLAERVVVRRTIGPADFERDLGAWRGGALGPGHTLRQSAMFRGSNASSRVSRLLYAGATTIPGIGLPMCLISAELVLKRLRGDTSAGPLREVP; encoded by the coding sequence ATGGGCGGCATGAGCGGCGACGGACGGCGCGTGATCGTGGTGGGCGGCGGTATCTCGGGCCTCGCGACCGCTGCCCTGCTGGCCCGGGACGGCGCGTCGGTCACCCTGCTGGAGGCCCGGTACGAGCTGGGCGGACGCGCGGGGCGCTGGCACCGCGACGGCTTCACGTTCGACACCGGCCCCTCCTGGTACCTCATGCCCGAGGTCTTCGAGCACTTCTTCAACCTGCTCGGCACGAGCGCGGCCGACGAGCTGGACCTGATCCGCCTGGACCCGTCCTACCGGGTGTTCTTCGAGGGCGACACCGAGCCCTTCGACCTGCCCGCCGACGGCGCCCGCGAGGCGCTGCTGGCGCTCGACCCGGAGTCGGCCCCGAGGCTTCGCGCGTACCTGGACTCGGCGGCGGAGACGTACCGGATCGCGACCGAGCGGTTCCTGTACGCCACGTTCGCCTCGCCGGCGCCGCTGCTCGCGCCCGACGTCGTGCGGCGCGCCCCGCGGCTGCTGCGCCTGCTCGGGGAGTCGCTGGACCACTTCATCTCCCGGCACACCACGAACGACCGGGTGCGCCGCGTCCTGGGCTACCCCGCGGTCTTCCTCGGGACGTCGCCGAGCGCGGCGCCCAGCATGTACCACCTGATGAGCCACCTCGACGTGACCCAGGGCGTGCTCTACCCGCGCGGCGGGTTCGGCGCCGTGATCGACGCCGTCGCGCGCGTCGCCCAACGACAGGGCGCCAACCTGCTCACGGGGCACAAGGTCCGCCGGATCACGGTGACCGACGGCGCCGCGACCGGCGTCGAGGTCGTCGGCCCGGACGGCATCACCCGCCACCTGCCCGCCGACGTCGTCGTGTCGACGGCGGACCTGCGCGTCACCGAGCACGAGCTGCTGGGCCGCGAGCACCGCAGCCACGGCGACGGCTGGTGGAAGCGCCGCGACCCCGGCCCCGGCGCCGTGCTCGCCCTGCTGGGCGTGCGCGGCGAGGTGCCGAACCTGGCCCACCACTCGCTCCTGTTCGCCGAGGACTGGCAGGAGGGCTTCGACGCGATCTACGGCAAGAAGCCGTCCGTGCCGTCCCCGGCGTCGCTGTACGTGTGCAAGCCGAGCGCCACGGACGCCGTCGCGCCGCCCGGGCACGAGAACCTGTTCGTGCTCGTCCCGGTGCCGGCCGACACGTCGATCGGGGCGGGCGGGATCGACGGCGCCGGCGACCCCGGCGTCGAGCGCATCGTGGACGACGCGATCGAGCAGATCGCCAAGTGGACCGACACCCCGGACCTTGCGGAGCGCGTCGTCGTGCGGCGCACGATCGGGCCCGCCGACTTCGAGCGGGACCTCGGCGCCTGGCGCGGCGGCGCCCTCGGGCCCGGCCACACGCTGCGGCAGAGCGCGATGTTCCGCGGGTCCAACGCCTCCTCGCGCGTCTCCCGCCTGCTGTACGCGGGGGCGACGACGATCCCGGGGATCGGCCTGCCCATGTGCCTGATCAGCGCGGAGCTGGTGCTCAAGCGGCTGCGGGGCGACACCAGCGCCGGGCCGCTGCGGGAGGTGCCGTGA
- a CDS encoding lycopene cyclase domain-containing protein produces MSFAYLAVLLVSAAGVLTVDLRFKLFLWAEPRRAAAVLVAGTAFFLAWDLAGIGLGVFFHGAGPYMTGLMLAPELPVEEIVFLAFLCELTMVLVLGAQRLLARQEAAR; encoded by the coding sequence GTGAGCTTCGCCTACCTCGCCGTGCTGCTGGTCTCGGCCGCGGGCGTACTCACCGTGGACCTCCGGTTCAAGCTGTTCCTCTGGGCCGAGCCGCGTCGGGCGGCGGCCGTGCTCGTCGCCGGCACCGCGTTCTTCCTCGCGTGGGACCTCGCGGGCATCGGCCTGGGCGTCTTCTTCCACGGCGCGGGCCCGTACATGACGGGGCTCATGCTCGCCCCGGAGCTGCCGGTGGAGGAGATCGTCTTCCTGGCGTTCCTCTGCGAGCTCACCATGGTGCTCGTCCTCGGGGCGCAGCGGCTGCTGGCCCGGCAGGAGGCCGCACGATGA
- a CDS encoding lycopene cyclase domain-containing protein: protein MTYLLLTLVFLVIAVAAAAVALRVAARRTPTTADERPAPWRALVLAAVALFVLTAVFDNVMIASGLFAYSDAHISGLRVGLAPVEDFAYPLAGVILLPALWTLFGSRRAR from the coding sequence ATGACCTACCTGCTGCTCACGCTGGTCTTCCTCGTGATCGCCGTGGCGGCCGCCGCCGTCGCACTCCGCGTCGCGGCCCGCCGCACGCCGACGACGGCGGACGAGCGGCCCGCCCCGTGGCGTGCGCTCGTCCTGGCCGCCGTCGCGCTGTTCGTGCTGACGGCCGTGTTCGACAACGTGATGATCGCCAGCGGGCTGTTCGCCTACTCCGACGCGCACATCTCCGGCCTGAGGGTCGGGCTCGCGCCCGTCGAGGACTTCGCCTACCCGCTCGCCGGCGTCATCCTCCTGCCCGCCCTCTGGACCCTGTTCGGGAGTCGTCGTGCTCGCTGA
- a CDS encoding prenyltransferase, with the protein MLADLARASRPLSWINTAYPFAAAYLLTTGTVDVALVLGTLFFLVPYNLALYGINDVFDYASDLANPRKGGVEGAMLSPRRHRPILIASVVTCVPFVVALVVLGPPMSWLVLAVSLFALVAYSAPPFRFKEVPVLDSLTSSVHFVSPAVYGLALAQASPTPQTFAVLGAFLLWGMASHAFGAVQDVVPDREGRISSIATAFGAATTVRLALGAWVVAGVLVATTGWPTGLLGLLAVPYLVLAAPYANVSDADSARANGGWRHFLWVNYAAGAVVTILLIASAADYL; encoded by the coding sequence GTGCTCGCTGACCTGGCGCGTGCGTCGCGCCCCCTGAGCTGGATCAACACCGCGTACCCGTTCGCGGCGGCGTACCTGCTGACGACCGGGACGGTCGACGTCGCCCTCGTGCTGGGCACCCTGTTCTTCCTGGTGCCGTACAACCTGGCGCTCTACGGGATCAACGACGTCTTCGACTACGCGTCCGACCTCGCCAACCCCCGCAAGGGCGGCGTCGAGGGCGCGATGCTCTCGCCGCGGCGGCACCGCCCGATCCTGATCGCCTCCGTGGTGACCTGCGTGCCGTTCGTCGTGGCGCTGGTCGTGCTCGGCCCGCCGATGTCGTGGCTGGTGCTCGCGGTCAGCCTCTTCGCGCTGGTCGCGTACTCCGCGCCGCCGTTCCGGTTCAAGGAGGTGCCCGTGCTGGACTCCCTGACGTCCAGCGTGCACTTCGTGAGCCCGGCGGTCTACGGGCTCGCGCTCGCGCAGGCGAGCCCGACGCCGCAGACGTTCGCCGTGCTCGGCGCGTTCCTGCTGTGGGGCATGGCCAGCCACGCGTTCGGCGCCGTCCAGGACGTGGTGCCCGACCGCGAGGGCCGCATCTCGTCCATCGCGACGGCGTTCGGCGCGGCCACCACCGTGCGGCTCGCGCTGGGCGCGTGGGTCGTCGCGGGCGTGCTCGTGGCGACCACCGGCTGGCCCACCGGCCTCCTGGGGCTGCTCGCCGTCCCCTACCTCGTGCTGGCCGCGCCGTACGCGAACGTGAGCGACGCGGACTCCGCCCGGGCGAACGGCGGCTGGCGCCACTTCCTCTGGGTCAACTACGCGGCCGGCGCCGTCGTGACGATCCTCCTCATCGCGAGTGCGGCCGACTACCTGTAG
- a CDS encoding TIGR01777 family oxidoreductase produces the protein MALTSTSVVGHPRSEVFAWHERPGAIMRLTPPWSPLTVVREASSLDGGEAVLRLPLGLRWVARHTGYEPPERFVDELVSAPLRWVVPWRHTHEFHADGDRTRITDTVDTPVPGALLRSMFAYRHRQLGMDLAAQATARNGGDRPMVVAITGSRGLVGSALAPFLTTAGHRVVRLVRGAPHGPDERRWDPRRPAEDLLEGVDAVVHLAGASIAGRFTDAHRAAIRDSRIGPTTALAELAARTADGPRVFVSASAIGFYGADRGDEVLTETSARGEGFLADVVHDWEQATAPADTAGLRVVNVRTGLVQSPRGGTLQIFHPLFAAGLGGRLGDGRMWQSWIGIDDLVDAYHRALYDTRLSGPVNAVAPTPVRNAAYTATLAAVLRRPAILPVPSLGPKLLLGQEGADELAQASQRVSPAALLAVGHRFRHPTLEPALRHLLGRDLRARA, from the coding sequence ATGGCACTGACCAGCACGAGCGTGGTGGGACACCCGAGGTCCGAGGTGTTCGCGTGGCACGAGCGACCCGGCGCGATCATGCGGCTCACCCCGCCGTGGTCGCCCCTGACGGTGGTCCGGGAGGCGTCGTCGCTCGACGGCGGTGAGGCCGTGCTACGGCTGCCCCTCGGCCTGCGGTGGGTCGCCCGGCACACCGGGTACGAGCCGCCGGAGCGGTTCGTCGACGAGCTGGTCTCCGCTCCCCTGCGCTGGGTGGTGCCGTGGCGGCACACCCACGAGTTCCACGCCGACGGCGACCGCACCCGCATCACCGACACCGTCGACACCCCGGTGCCCGGGGCCCTGCTGCGGTCCATGTTCGCCTACCGGCACCGCCAGCTCGGGATGGACCTCGCGGCGCAGGCCACGGCCCGCAACGGCGGCGACCGGCCGATGGTCGTCGCGATCACCGGCAGCCGCGGCCTGGTCGGCAGCGCCCTGGCGCCCTTCCTGACCACGGCCGGGCACCGCGTGGTCCGGCTCGTGCGCGGCGCCCCGCACGGCCCCGACGAACGCCGCTGGGACCCGCGGCGCCCGGCCGAGGACCTGCTGGAGGGCGTCGACGCCGTGGTCCACCTGGCCGGCGCCTCGATCGCGGGCCGGTTCACCGACGCGCACCGGGCCGCCATCCGCGACTCCCGCATCGGCCCGACGACGGCGCTCGCCGAGCTGGCCGCCCGCACCGCCGACGGCCCGCGGGTGTTCGTCAGCGCGTCCGCGATCGGGTTCTACGGTGCCGACCGGGGCGACGAGGTGCTCACCGAGACCAGCGCGCGCGGCGAGGGTTTCCTCGCCGACGTCGTCCACGACTGGGAGCAGGCGACCGCACCCGCCGACACCGCGGGCCTGCGCGTGGTCAACGTGCGCACCGGCCTGGTGCAGTCGCCCCGCGGCGGCACGCTGCAGATCTTCCACCCGCTGTTCGCGGCCGGGCTGGGCGGCCGGCTCGGCGACGGGCGGATGTGGCAGTCCTGGATCGGCATCGACGACCTGGTCGACGCCTACCACCGCGCGCTGTACGACACCCGGCTGTCCGGCCCGGTCAACGCCGTGGCTCCCACGCCGGTGCGCAACGCCGCCTACACCGCGACGCTCGCGGCGGTGCTGCGCCGCCCGGCGATCCTCCCGGTGCCGAGCCTGGGGCCGAAGCTGCTGCTCGGCCAGGAGGGCGCCGACGAGCTCGCCCAGGCCAGCCAGCGGGTCTCCCCCGCCGCGCTGCTCGCGGTGGGCCACCGGTTCCGGCACCCGACCCTGGAGCCGGCGCTGCGTCACCTGCTCGGCCGGGACCTCCGCGCGCGGGCCTGA